In a genomic window of Gossypium arboreum isolate Shixiya-1 chromosome 9, ASM2569848v2, whole genome shotgun sequence:
- the LOC108454853 gene encoding transcription factor bHLH148-like: MESTTVTNPLPNSNSDRVRRKKKKKTSAAAATATLKTNQQRQNQNQSNNHTRWKSEAQQQIYSSKLIQALSQVNLNGNHSSPSAPRRGRAVREAADRALAVAAKGRTRWSRAILTSRVKLKFRKEKGQRSGSVSAATVTGVIGRNRSRKQRFSVLKLKAKSVQRKVKVIGRLVPGCRKQPLPVILEEATDYIAALEMQVRAMSALADLLSGSGSATSSSPPTSQ, from the coding sequence ATGGAATCCACTACTGTAACGAATCCATTGCCGAACTCGAATTCTGACCGTGTcagaaggaagaagaaaaagaaaacatcaGCAGCGGCGGCAACGGCGACGTTGAAGACGAATCAGCAGCGGCAGAACCAAAACCAGAGCAACAATCACACCAGATGGAAATCCGAGGCGCAGCAACAAATCTACTCTTCGAAGCTGATTCAAGCTTTGAGTCAAGTCAATCTCAACGGTAACCATTCTTCTCCTTCGGCTCCGCGTCGTGGACGAGCCGTTCGTGAAGCTGCTGATAGAGCTTTGGCTGTAGCGGCTAAAGGGAGGACGAGGTGGAGCCGTGCTATTTTGACGAGCCGTGTTAAGCTGAAGTTTAGGAAGGAGAAGGGACAGAGAAGTGGATCTGTTTCTGCTGCGACGGTGACTGGCGTTATCGGTAGAAACCGGTCGAGGAAACAGAGATTTAGTGTTTTGAAATTGAAAGCGAAATCTGTCCAAAGGAAAGTCAAGGTTATTGGTCGGTTGGTTCCCGGTTGCCGGAAACAACCGTTACCGGTTATTCTCGAAGAAGCAACTGATTATATTGCCGCGCTTGAGATGCAGGTTCGCGCCATGAGCGCTCTTGCTGATTTGCTTTCTGGTTCCGGCTCCGCCACCTCTAGCTCACCGCCGACCAGCCAGTGA
- the LOC108454150 gene encoding galactokinase-like gives MAKHEDLPVPVYSSLELVYGEGSQLEEAQLRFDQLKSKFVKVFGHSPDVFARSPGRVNLIGEHIDYEGYSVLPMAIRQDTIVAIRKHKEGEAEKLLKIANVNDKYATCTYPADPNQEIDLKNHKWGHYFICGYKGFYEYAKSKGVNVGKPVGLDVLVDGTVPTGSGLSSSAALVCSAAIAIMAAVGVNFPKKEIAQVTCICEQHIGTQSGGMDQAISVMAKNGFAELIDFNPIRATDVQLPAGGTFVIAHSLAESQKAVTAATNYNNRVVECRLAAIVLGIKLGMKPQEAISKVKTLSDVEGLCVKFAGGQGSNDPVLAVKEFLKEEPYTAQEVEKITQKDLPSILRDNPTSLDVLKAAKHFKLHQRAAHVYSEAKRVYAFKDTVASKLSEEEKLKKLGNLMNESHHSCSVLYECSCPELEEIVKVCRDNGAMGARLTGAGWGGCAVALVKESIVPQFILNLKEQFYKSRIDKGVINQNDLGLYVFASKPSSGAAILKF, from the exons ATGGCGAAGCACGAAGACCTTCCGGTTCCGGTTTACTCTTCACTAGAACTGGTCTACGGCGAAGGATCTCAGCTGGAAGAAGCTCAGCTTAGGTTCGATCAATTGAAGTCCAAGTTTGTCAAAGTCTTTGGTCATTCTCCCGATGTCTTCGCTCGATCTCCAG GGAGAGTGAACTTAATTGGAGAACACATTGACTATGAAGGATACTCAGTGTTGCCTATGGCAATCAGGCAAGACACGATTGTGGCAATCCGAAAGCACAAAGAAGGGGAGGCTGAAAAGCTTCTAAAAATTGCTAATGTCAATGATAAGTATGCTACCTGTACTTATCCTGCTGATCCTAACCAG GAAATTGACTTGAAGAATCATAAATGGGGCCATTACTTCATTTGTGG GTATAAGGGTTTTTATGAATATGCCAAGTCAAAAGGAGTGAATGTAGGTAAGCCAGTGGGCCTTGATGTCCTTGTTGATGGAACAGTTCCTACAG GTTCTGGTCTATCAAGCTCTGCAGCTTTGGTTTGCTCAGCTGCAATTGCTATTATGGCTGCTGTTGGTGTTAACTTCCCAAAG AAAGAAATTGCCCAAGTAACATGTATTTGTGAACAACACATTGGAACACAGTCAGGTGGAATGGACCAG GCAATCTCCGTTATGGCCAAAAATGGGTTTGCTGAGCTAATAGATTTCAACCCTATTCGTGCAACTGACGTGCAACTACCTGCTGGTGGTACATTTGTGATAGCCCATTCATTGGCAGAATCTCAAAAAGCTGTAACAGCTGCAACAAATTATAATAACCGAGTTGTGGAATGCCGACTGGCAGCT ATCGTGCTTGGTATAAAGCTGGGAATGAAGCCACAAGAAGCAATATCAAAAGTCAAAACTCTTTCAGATGTGGAAGGATTATGTGTGAAGTTTGCTGGTGGTCAAGGTTCTAATGACCCTGTCCTTGCAGTCAAG GAATTCTTGAAAGAGGAGCCGTATACTGCTCAAGAGGTTGAGAAAATTACTCAGAAGGATCTTCCATCAATCTTGCGTGATAACCCAACTTCTTTAGATGTGCTAAAAGCGGCCAAGCATTTCAAGTTGCATCAG AGAGCTGCTCATGTCTACTCTGAAGCCAAGCGTGTTTATGCTTTCAAGGATACTGTGGCATCAAAGTTAAG CGAGGAGGAAAAGCTCAAGAAACTCGGCAATCTTATGAATGAAAGCCACCACAGCTGTAGTGTTCTTTATGAATGCAG CTGCCCGGAGTTGGAGGAAATTGTAAAAGTATGCCGAGACAATGGCGCTATGGGAGCAAGGCTTACCGGAGCTGGATGGGGTGGTTGTGCCGTGGCCTTGGTAAAAGAGAGTATCGTACCACAGTTCATCCTCAATTTGAAG GAACAATTCTACAAGTCTAGGATTGACAAAGGTGTGATAAATCAGAATGACCTTGGTCTCTATGTGTTTGCTTCAAAGCCTTCAAGTGGTGCTGCTATTCTTAAATTTTAG